The DNA region TTAAAAGACATTTCAAAGGTCAAGAAAAAAGGAAGTTCACATAGTTTGCAGAAGTTTTGACACATACCTTGGAAAGGGCatatatttatttcaaaaataacacAAAGCTCAGACTTCAGCTTGTATATTAGTGTCTCAGGCACCGCACGATCACTTTGCCCTTTGCTTGACCAGTATGGATCTCTCCATGTATACGCTGGTAGGAGAGTATTATGAATACTTTCAAGTGGATAATGATCAGTGCTAGAAGCACTAATTGCTTCGGAAATGCAATCCTCAACAAGAAATGATGTACAAACTTGAGCTAAAGTAGCATAGACCCTATGATCCCTTGCCAAAGATTCCCATTCCATTGAATAGCTAGAGCCAACTTCTACAGGTTTCTTTGCTCTGCTTTTGTTCAATTCCATAACACAAGCAACTCTAGATAACTGAGGAAACATTCTCAAGCACAAGTGCTTAAAAAGGCCATTTGCAATTACTGCAGTACATAAAAAGTTCAAACTATCAGTAATCAGTATCTTTAGTTCCTGCAGGCACTGAAACAGCTTAAAAAAGAGTTTTCTGTTATTAGTTTTCCCTCAAAATTTCAATCACATAAGCTCTGAACCAGTAATTAAACACTGTAGTTTCAGAGTTCTCAAACTAACAAATTGACAGAAAGACAATGATGCGGACAATAAAGAGTTCAaggaaaaacaagattaaatacCAAAAGATTCAAGATTTGTGGTCTAGTATTGATGTGGGGCTTTCTTGACACCTTTCATGGGTTACTTTAGTTATTATTGAGTCTTAGTATTAAGATTTTTAGGTTAGGAAGTTGCTGGTtcagttttaattaaattttattagaataagAGCAATTTCGTAAATTCCAGATTTTCTGGAATGGGCCGTCCTTGGCTGTACCAAAGGCCCATGAGTCTCATCAAGAATTCAATTTAGTGTTAAATTTGTTAAGATCCTAAATAAATTGGTATGAGAGCCCATCCCTTTCCTGTGTCACACAAGTACTGAAACAAGTATAGCATATCAGCCAATAGATCAAATCATAAGTATAATAACATGTAAGGTGCTACCTACTACATTAAAGCTGTAATcagacctcaccctccacctagcaTTGGCAAGGGGAGGAGGTGCTacttgagctagagctcattggcactTTCAATTcattctctttcatttttgctTTAATGAAAACATAAAGTTCTACCAAATGACAATATCTCTTTACCTAAATAGTCTCTTTCCCTAATCTAGTCCATTACCTTCTTTTGCAAAGACTACCCATATGACcaagttttctattttataattatGTGCAAAATCTATATCCTATTACAGTaatgaatcattaaaaaaaaaaatcactactaCTTGCATGTATAAATACCAAACATTTTTCTCCATATACTTCCATTTACTAAATTTGCTTATACTACTACTAACAATTCAACTAGAGAGCTATTTTTAATTACTTATAAACTATGATACTCAAAATGAATTGGGGGTATGTAGCATTAGAAAAATCTATGAGTCAATGAACTATGATACTGAAGAAAGCAGAAATGTACACATTTAAAACTGTTTTAGCTCACCGAAATCTCGCCAAGACCGTGACACAGAACTAACATGGACAAGATCAGATGGGTCCTCCAAATACATCAGAATTTGCACTGATATGTCTGGGTCGAGCCATTTCAAGAAATCTCTGCATGCTTCCATGTCAAGTAATCAACTACTACAAATTCTGAGCAAAACCCAGTTATCTGTTTAGATTTCAGACCCTGAATTGACACCGTAAAACACAAATCTTCAGCCTCATCACAATTACATTAatacaattaaataataaaattacggaaattatgcaaaaataatacaattacttcaaattttcactagttcaggaaaaagaaaaagtgaaactttttttttttttttttttaaggaagagGCATGAGAGATTGCATAGACAGAGGGGAAGAGATaaattttcttcatgaaaaTGAAGCACAGAAACttacaagattaaaaaataaattaattaaaaagaagtTTAACAATTAAAACACATTATCACCAATTTCacaaatcataaattgaaaaGGCACAGAGCAAGACAGAAAGAGAGGATTTACAGAGAAACAAAAGGAGTATATCTCTATGTCAGAACTCAGATACGATAAAACTGCAAATTGTAGAGAAACAAAGTTTTGACCAAAGATATATCTCTCACCAGCCCATGACACTCTTATTGGTTTCACTTAGCTTAACTGTTAAGAACAATCATAAAACggacaagtatttttttttttaatcttatctaTGTCTCATCTACAAGAAaaatatgtcttttttttttttttttggttaactaGAAAAAGATGTCTTACTATATACTATATACGaaagagaattttttaaaataaattttataggaTTTCAACTATTGTATTTActaacaagatatcaattaattttttttttttggtatactTATTCGATATTTTAACTCCAAACTTAACAAGTTGAACCCACTAGTATGTACCCAATAATTGAGTTgagtctttttaattttttaattttttttatataaggtaGAAATTATATTCTAGTCTaaatctaaatatttttatagaaaatgtttttatttttatttttttatatatgtgtgaaactccctaTGGCATGCATGTTTCCTAGAAAATACACTATGTTTCCTTCCTAATCTAGAAAATACAGCATGCATCATGTTCGTGTGGAGTTCACCTCCATGTGAGAAGTAGGAAACATGCATATGATGCATGGCATATCTTCtcttttgaaaacttgaacccgACTTTTACCCCTACATCCCATAAGAAACCCAAGAAATCCTGtggtcattttttagaattgTTATTTGTAGAACCCAACATCTTGGTTGTATCCTGGGACAAATTTGCGATAAGCCTTTAACAATAAAAGTGTGAGGGGCAAATCTTGTTTAAAAAAAACGATATAGTACCTCCAAATTATCCattttctgtttgtcttttgtgttaatcttgtttttccattattattttatataatatccCAACAAAACCCTCGtttttacaacttcattcatttagttaattattttattatttattattttttgttgaattattttattattattattatttattattttttattttttgttgaaaggaTGAGGCGGGTTATGGAGGACTAATAGAGGCCACCTCAGGGAGCGCAAAGTGATAACTTCCAAATTACAGATAAACACTTTTAAAACATACTTAATCACAAGtggataaattttaattaaccTTAAGTACAtcttaaaaaatcattattaccgttgtatatatttttcataaaattgtaaatttcataacaatataaattgcacctctttctcaaaaaaaaaaaaaaaaaaattgcacctATAAATTTATAACGTTTTGTTTGGGtaagatttgaatttgaaattctaCAAGAAGCCAAAATCTGAGAGGGGATTTATCAGTCTTTGTGTTTGGTATTATAAAATAAGGAAGTTCTAGATTTATGTGTGGGACTTGTAACCGGAATTTGGAGGTCACAAATTCGGTCTTTAAATCATTTGGGTCATAGTTAAAAAGCTCCttcttaaattttgttttaaaaaaaaaattcgtttGCTCATATTTTGGCATTTTAAcattttggattaaaaaaaaaacttgtaccAAAATTTCCTCTGTTAAGATGTTAAATGAAAATAACATTATGAAAGACTTCtcacaaaaacttcaattatatattacaatgtcctaaaaataaaaagaattattaaaaaagaaaaaaacaaacgtaaccaaaataaaagaatagatGAAAGAAAATGTTTGCTGAGACACTAAATAATCATAAACAAAATGTTTGTATGGCTATAtgttacttttttaattttttttataataagacGGATGGGCATATATTGCAAAGCTACTTTGGGAACTTTTCTGCATTCATCTCTCTATACTtgcaaataaaaatacaacttcAATAATATCACAAAACTTCAGTCATGGAAACCATTGCAAAGTCCTAGAGCTactcaaaagaaagaaaaaaaatttttacaCAAAATAGAAAGcaggaaactaaaaacaatagCCATTCCCCTACTTTCGGTACTGAATATAGTTTAAGAAGATCCCTGACATCATAAGCAAATTTGACTCCCAACAGCAATTGTTTTAAAATGGGAACCCAACCTGGCCTTTCAAATTAATTTCAGTATTTCCACCATTAGCAAATAATTTCTATCAGTTACTTTCAAACCAACTAATTTCATCTCCACATCAAAAGATTTAACTTGGTAAGTAAACATAGTAAACACACCAACAGTGAGAGAACATAATTATTGATGCTCATACTGATAATAGTAATAGTGCAATACCACTAAAacattgggggggggggggggggaagtcaAGGCTATACAACACTAGATAGAAAGACTGCATAggcagtagtttttttttttttggtcttagTCCTTCGTACAGAAAGGTCTTGAGATGATAAATTACTGCAACATTTGCAGCTACTCAGttcaaaaacacttttttttttttttttttttggggtgtggGGTTTAGAGGGATTGGATATAAGCTATCTAACATATGACAAATTCAGAGAGGATATTCTTCCTCTGCTCCATCTTCCTCTTCACCTGATTCATATTCTTCAATTTCTACTACGTTTGCATTTCCCTGCAATATGTCCACAAAATGTTGCAAATATCTGACACGTCTTTGCCATTGATCATTAGGGATTTCACGGGCCTCATTCTTAGGTAAACCTGGTTGGGTATGAAACTTGCCTTGCATGTCCTTCTTCAAGACAAATGTCCCAGATGGCTCGAGAATTTCTACACTAAGTGCTGGAGATAAGGAACGCCCCACAACTTGAACATAAGATATGCTGAAAATTGCAAACTTTCTGTCATTAATCTTACTTGCAGCACAAGAAGAGGAGATCATTAGTTTGGAAAGAAACAAATATGCCCTACATGCCATTCTTTTGCAGGAGGCTTCTGTGGGGGGAAAGAGAGGCTAGATTTACATGCATTGATAATGTTGAACCATGCATACAGTGAATATAATAGCATAACAATACAGCAATAATTTTGATAACCTTGCATCAAATTTCATTGGTACACTTCCTTCCAGcctttcaaaatttaatattcCACAAAAACCAACTGAACCTAATATGCCCTACATGTGCCGGTTAACTTAAGCCAGTCCCTGGTAATTGGTGTATACCCAAATACATCCTATGGACTCGTGTTTTCTAGTTACACTTTTTCAACAGATTTACTTGTCAAAAAAGCCAGTCCCTAGTCATTTTGACAAAGCTTAGGCTATTATTAAGATGCAAGTCATAGaaggaaagtttttttttttttcaaaaaaaatcaaatttccaaGAGCACAAACTATTTACCATGTTATGTCCCAAGGTCACAGGGAAGATAATTATGCAGCAGCTGATGAAGTTTATTtgattcaaattcaaacttcATCAGCTGCTGCATAATTTTCTTCCATGTGGCTTGGGGACATAACATACTATGATAATCCCTTCATGCAGAAGAAAATGGATTTTAGAAAATTTCCAAATATAAGTCAAAGCAGAGGAGGTGAACATAGTAGCAAATTGGTGAAACAAAAACACTAATCTCATTGTCTATCCTTTTCCCCTTCTGCTTCAGTAAATCCTATCTGGATTTACTCTTATCCTTCCCTCTCCAGGGGTAACCTTTTACCTCACATTGCCCAATTTGTAAAAACAATGTGTATGAACTAAAAGCAATAAGGCAATGCACATCActttttgaatattatttaagCCCAATGTTTTGAATACCGTTTTAGCACTCGTTTCAGTTCGTTCATTGGAACAGAGTATTTTGGTACCGATCTATTttggtgtaccgtttcggattaccactaatatataattttatgtatgtataataataataataataataatttattacttattattattatttagttaaataataataatataaatcaatgaTTTTAATATAGACATTAAAGAAAATTCCTAATAAACTAATCAGATtagtaattttaaaaactaaGACAATTTGGTTcttttgtaaataaatataGATGTTGGGGCATTTGTAAATGAGGAAGCTTCCTAGAATTTTCCTACCCCAATTGGCTAGCTTTTCAAAATCTTTCTACTTTTCAATCTCCTACTTTTATTACATCATTTCATCTTACAAGCTGTTGCTTGGAATGGTGTGGTAAACAAACTGGAAGCAGATAGTCtgataaacaaagaaaaactcaaaaaggtAGGTTCATTTGGATGCAATTTACTGAAGGCCATCTCCACagatcttctcaaaaaaaggaCTGCAAAAAGCATGACTTTGCAAATGGTGAACTAGAGCCCAGAAATCTCAAAAAAAGGATTGCAAAAAGCATGTCTTTACAAACGGTGAGAACTAGAGCCCAGCAAACATCAGTATCTTCTTCACTCATCCCAACCAAAGCAATTCTCTCATGGTGAAGCACCACTCACATTCATCAACGTGAACCTCTTTTGaatctctcttctcctctcattttttctttttctttgatttctttggAGTTATATTTTAGAGTGAAATgagggattaaaaaaaaatccagcatGAAATAGGCCCGAATGGTTGAAACAGACCGGAATGGTCCGGAAGTCATCCCGAGGTACTGGCATGAAATTTTCTGGCCATTCCAGCCAGAACGAAATGAAATTCATAAATTTGTTGAAGCTTAAAAGTAGTGGTACATGGTATAGATTATAATTATTATGTGTAGCAtgtaagaaaacaaaaataattttttatgggcTGTAAAATACTATCAAGGACATCAGCGTTTCATAGGCTTAATAAGGCCTCCATAGCATAACCATTGATGGTTATGCAACAAGACTATGAAAAGGAGTGTATAGAACAGACCATATATAGAATAAGCCATCCACTTCTTGTGTCTGAACCCTACCCAGCAGCTCAATTTGCAAAATTCCACCAATGCAAAGAACAGGTTCTGGAAGCCTAAACTTCTGCAAGCAATATTCCTGTTCAAGAGAAAGTCATTAAAGAAGTCAGCTATTataaattgcaagaaaaatgaatgaatgatttCATATcatccaaagttatcattaaaacTGCCACACAAaaacagaaaaggaaaagattgTAATCTCACAAATCTTAAGCACTTTGCTTTTATCTTAGATTAGATGAGTCTAATTCTGTAGAACTGAAAATTTCAATAAGAATGGGAGGGCACTTCTCATACAAGGATGCAATTACCATGGAAGGATTCCTAACGTGATTATGGCTGGGGAGCAATGTTATTTTTTATCGATCAAATAGTAAGATCAACCTTTCTTACCATAGAAAGGTGGGCATAAAATCCATTATCGGTGCTGCGCTATATATATTAGTTCACTAGCTAGGGTTCTTCCATATATGCACAAAAATCAGGGTGATTCTGAATCCCTTTCATTGCTGAAGCTTTTGCAGAGGGAAATTCATCACATTAGGCTTGTGCACCAACCAGCTCAATCCACCCAAACCGCCTGACCTGCACAACCTGCCCACACACAcgcacccacccacccacccacacaGCTCAATTTCATGTCTTTTTTAATCTATATCTCACATAATatgtaagtttaaaaaaaaaaaaaattaaattaaatccaTGATTTACACATGTTAATATAGAAAATGAGATACTTTACCAACATATTTGTAAGCATAAATTTTAACACGGATATAGTAAgcctttttttatatagaaaaatgtaGAAAGTACTGATTACTTAAGACGTGTGTACTTTGATTTATGAGAAGTGGTCACTTCCTATGATTTCCTttaatgatttatatttttgttgtaaatCCTTCAATATTTTATGGAATTTagaagaaataatttttaaattttatttgtaaatggaaaaataaattttgaagtttagtATATAACACATAACTAAAACTAACCCGCTCAATCCATTGAGTTAAAACCACCCAAATTTTCAACCGACCTACCATTTTTGTATGTTGGTGCGTTGGCAGTGGTTTAGAATTTTTCAAACCCACTAATGGAAaattggttaaattttttttcctcaactcGCGGAATCCGACCTGCGCATAGTCTAACGTCACATATacacaaaaatcaaattgaCTGTAACTATTTACATTACCCAAGTATTTGCAAAGAGGGTAGGCAATTTGATGGCTCCTTCTCGAGCTGTTGCCAAATCCAGCTTCTTAAATTCACTTCAGGCTCTTCATGAGATGAGGGGGTTGAGGACAAGTGACCTAGAATCTATAGTTGCACTTATAATTGATAAATCATACCCACTTTCAACTTTTCAATTTAGTTGCACATCATATATAAGCATGAATAGAGTTCCATGTGGCTAGATGGGCTGATGTTTTCAGGTATAGGTAAGTTGATCAGAAAGGGCTGCCCAATTGAGTTAAAATATCTTTCATATTCCACCTCCTCCAATCCTTGGCCCCTCCATTCTGGTGGGGAAGGCAGACCAGAAGAACAAATcttcgtttttattttttattttttaattttatgctaTAATCAAACAATAAGCCGATTTTGTTGGCAAAGAAAGTTGCATTTTAGCTAGGACTTTGCATAAGAACACCTGTTCACTTCAGCTCCTTAATGGTTGTAATCAAATAGGCACCCCATATCCCTAACAATTCTCTCAACCCAGAACACCCCCAACACacacttaaaaaacaaaaaataaaaaaaatagaaaagtaaaaggaaaaacaacCAGAAATACAGAAGGTAGCACTAGAACACACCTGAGCCATTGGAAATTCTGGTGAAGTGTAGGTCCATATGAAAGTGTCATCAGCAGAAGGCAATCGGTCACCCAGAAGATGACTCCCTAAATCATTAGGGCTTTTTGGATTACCCATTCGAAACCGCACAGATTTGGCAGAATATATAGGGGAGCCAGGCTGAAAGAAAGCTGGACAAATAGACAGATCACATCATCATTAAAAGATGTTTAAAAGGTCAAGATAAACTGGAAGGGCACATAGTTTGCAGAAATGTTGATATATACCTTTGAATGGGCGTATATATATTTCAGTAATAACACAAAACTCAGACTTCAGCTTGTATATTAGTGTCTCAGGCACTGCAGGATTCTTTTGCCCTTTACTTGACCAGTACAAAGCTCTTGGTGGAACAATATCTGCTGATCGCAGAGTATTTTCAATACTTTCGTCTGGATAATTATCAGTGCTAGAAGCACTAATTGCTTTTGAAATGCAATCCTCAGCAAGAAATGATGTACAAACTCGAGCTAGAGTAGCATAGACCCTATGATCCCTTGCCAAAGATTCCCATTTCATTGAATAGCTAGAGCCAACTTCCACAGGCTCTTTTGCTCCACATTTGTTCAATTCCATAACATGAGCAACTCTAGATAACTGCGGAAACATTCTCAAGCACAACTGCTTAAAAAGGCCATTTGCAATTACTGCAGAGCAAAAAAAGTTCAACTATCAGTGTCTTTACTTCCTGCAGATACTGAACCCCTTGAAAAAGAggtttctattattattt from Castanea sativa cultivar Marrone di Chiusa Pesio chromosome 6, ASM4071231v1 includes:
- the LOC142640532 gene encoding F-box protein At4g00755-like; amino-acid sequence: MEGGVDFLNCLDLDMSVQILMYLKDPSDLVCVSSVSRPWRDFVIANGLFKQLCLRMFPQLSRVAHVMELNKCGAKEPVEVGSSYSMKWESLARDHRVYATLARVCTSFLAEDCISKAISASSTDNYPDESIENTLRSADIVPPRALYWSSKGQKNPAVPETLIYKLKSEFCVITEIYIRPFKAFFQPGSPIYSAKSVRFRMGNPKSPNDLGSHLLGDRLPSADDTFIWTYTSPEFPMAQEYCLQKFRLPEPVLCIGGILQIELLGRVQTQEVDGLFYICISYVQVVGRSLSPALSVEILEPSGTFVLKKDMQGKFHTQPGLPKNEAREIPNDQWQRRVRYLQHFVDILQGNANVVEIEEYESGEEEDGAEEEYPL